The Streptococcus sp. S5 genome contains a region encoding:
- the yycF gene encoding response regulator YycF, protein MKKILVVDDEKPISDIIKFNMAKEGYEVLTAFDGREALEVFAAENPDIIILDLMLPEIDGLEVARTIRKTSNVPIIVLSAKDTEFDKVIGLEIGADDYVTKPFSNRELQARVKALLRRSEFAADPQLENEADTEIVIGDLHILPDAFLVQKGNKELDLTHREFELLYHLATHVGQVMTREHLLETVWGYDYFGDVRTVDVTVRRLREKIEDTPGRPEYILTRRGVGYYMRNND, encoded by the coding sequence ATGAAAAAAATATTAGTAGTTGATGATGAAAAACCAATTTCAGATATTATCAAATTTAACATGGCAAAAGAAGGCTATGAGGTATTGACAGCCTTTGATGGTCGGGAAGCTTTAGAGGTCTTTGCGGCTGAAAATCCGGATATTATTATTCTAGATTTGATGTTGCCAGAGATTGATGGCTTGGAAGTAGCGCGGACGATTCGTAAGACCAGCAATGTGCCGATCATTGTCCTATCTGCTAAGGATACGGAATTTGATAAGGTCATCGGGCTTGAAATCGGGGCGGATGACTATGTAACCAAACCCTTCTCGAATCGGGAATTGCAAGCGCGTGTGAAAGCCTTGTTGCGTCGTTCTGAGTTTGCGGCTGATCCTCAGCTTGAAAATGAGGCCGATACGGAAATTGTCATTGGTGATCTTCACATTCTTCCAGATGCCTTCTTGGTTCAAAAAGGCAACAAAGAATTGGACTTGACCCATCGCGAATTTGAATTGCTCTATCACCTTGCGACCCATGTCGGTCAAGTGATGACTCGTGAGCACCTTCTTGAGACGGTGTGGGGCTATGATTACTTTGGTGATGTTCGGACAGTAGACGTGACGGTTCGTCGTTTGCGTGAAAAAATCGAGGACACACCGGGACGTCCAGAATATATCTTGACCCGCCGTGGTGTTGGATATTATATGAGAAACAATGATTGA
- a CDS encoding glycosyltransferase family 4 protein yields the protein MRVGLFTDTYFPQVSGVATSIRTLKTELEKLGHTVFIFTTTDKDVNRYEDWQIIRIPSVPFFAFKDRRVAYRGFSKALAIAKQYQLDIIHTQTEFSLGLLGVWIGRELRIPVIHTYHTQYEDYVRYIARGMVIRPSMVKYIVRSYMNDLDGVICPSEIVYDLLQKYKVKAEKRIIPTGIDLAKFDRPEITPTETAALREKYEVAEDETLLLSLSRVSYEKNIQAVIAALPDVLQVNQKVKLIVAGDGPYLDDLKKQAAKLGVSDAVVFTGMIPPNETALYYKAADFFISASTSETQGLTYLESIASGTPIIAHGNPYLDHVIDDPMFGKLFYEESDLAQAILEAIEEMPPIDETKWAEKIDDISAATFGRRVYEFYLDKIISKDFSNDLNPEQSRVKRMSKTIVKIPTKVIALPVNGSVKMMKASVKQVKKIRKITHFFD from the coding sequence ATGCGTGTAGGATTATTTACAGATACCTATTTCCCGCAAGTTTCGGGAGTGGCGACCAGCATTCGGACGCTCAAAACAGAATTAGAAAAATTGGGTCACACGGTCTTTATCTTTACGACAACGGATAAAGATGTGAACCGCTATGAAGATTGGCAGATTATTCGGATTCCAAGTGTGCCTTTCTTCGCCTTTAAGGACCGCCGCGTTGCTTATCGTGGTTTTTCAAAGGCACTTGCCATTGCCAAGCAATACCAGTTGGATATTATCCATACCCAGACTGAGTTTTCATTAGGCCTTTTGGGAGTTTGGATTGGACGCGAATTGCGGATTCCAGTCATTCATACCTACCATACCCAGTATGAGGACTATGTCCGCTATATTGCGAGAGGCATGGTCATTCGCCCAAGTATGGTCAAATACATTGTGAGAAGTTACATGAATGATCTGGACGGCGTGATCTGCCCAAGCGAGATCGTCTATGACTTGCTCCAAAAGTACAAGGTCAAGGCAGAAAAACGCATTATTCCGACAGGGATTGATTTGGCCAAGTTTGACCGGCCAGAAATTACTCCGACAGAGACTGCGGCTCTTCGTGAAAAATATGAAGTCGCAGAAGATGAAACGCTTTTATTGAGCTTGTCGCGGGTCTCTTATGAAAAAAATATTCAGGCTGTTATTGCGGCTCTTCCTGATGTCCTTCAGGTCAATCAAAAAGTCAAGTTGATTGTGGCTGGGGATGGACCTTATTTGGATGATCTGAAAAAACAAGCGGCGAAACTTGGCGTTTCAGATGCGGTTGTCTTTACAGGGATGATCCCACCAAATGAGACAGCTCTTTACTATAAGGCGGCTGACTTCTTTATTTCAGCTTCAACGAGTGAGACGCAAGGGTTGACTTATTTAGAGAGTATTGCGAGTGGTACCCCGATCATCGCTCATGGCAATCCTTATCTCGATCATGTGATTGATGACCCTATGTTTGGAAAGCTCTTTTATGAAGAGAGTGATCTGGCACAAGCGATTCTTGAAGCGATTGAGGAGATGCCTCCAATCGATGAGACCAAGTGGGCAGAAAAGATTGATGATATTTCTGCAGCAACCTTTGGCCGTCGGGTCTACGAATTTTACTTGGATAAAATCATCTCTAAAGACTTTTCAAATGATTTGAATCCTGAGCAAAGTCGGGTTAAGCGGATGTCTAAGACCATTGTGAAAATCCCGACCAAGGTGATTGCTCTTCCGGTCAATGGATCTGTGAAGATGATGAAGGCTTCGGTCAAACAAGTGAAGAAAATCCGTAAAATCACGCATTTCTTTGATTGA
- the thrS gene encoding threonine--tRNA ligase, whose amino-acid sequence MIKITFPDGAVREFESGVTTFEIAQSISNSLAKKALAGKFNGKLIDTTRAITEDGSIEIVTPDHEDALPILRHSAAHLFAQAARRLFPDIHLGVGPAIEDGFYYDTDNQAGQISNEDLPRIEEEMKKIVKENFPSVREEVTKDEAREIFKNDPYKLELIEEHSEDEGGLTIYRQGEYVDLCRGPHVPSTGRIQIFHLLNVAGAYWRGNSDNAMMQRIYGTAWFDKKDLKNYLQMREEAKERDHRKLGKELDLFMISQEVGQGLPFWLPNGATIRRELERYIVDKEVAAGYQHVYTPPIASVELYKTSGHWDHYREDMFPPMDMGDGEEFVLRPMNCPHHIEVYKHHVHSYRELPIRIAEIGMMHRYEKSGALTGLQRVREMSLNDGHTFVAPEQIEEEFKKILQLIIDVYEDFNLTDYRFRLSYRDPEDKHKYFDNDEMWENAQRMLKAAVDDMGVEYYEAEGEAAFYGPKLDIQVKTALGKEETLSTIQLDFLLPERFDLHYIGADGEEHRPVMIHRGVISTMERFTAILIENYKGAFPTWLAPHQVTLIPVSNEKHVDYAWEVAKKLRDRGVRADVDERNEKMQFKIRASQTQKIPYQLIVGDKEMEEQAVNVRRYGQKETETMPVDTFVELILADIANKSRVEK is encoded by the coding sequence ATGATTAAGATTACTTTCCCAGATGGCGCTGTTCGTGAATTCGAATCTGGCGTTACTACTTTTGAAATTGCCCAATCTATCAGCAATTCTTTGGCTAAAAAAGCTCTTGCTGGTAAATTCAACGGCAAATTGATTGACACAACTCGTGCCATCACCGAAGATGGAAGCATTGAAATCGTGACACCTGATCACGAAGACGCTCTTCCAATCTTGCGTCACTCAGCAGCTCACTTGTTTGCCCAAGCAGCTCGTCGCCTCTTCCCAGATATCCACTTGGGTGTTGGTCCAGCGATTGAAGATGGTTTCTACTACGATACAGACAACCAAGCTGGTCAAATCTCTAACGAAGACCTTCCTCGTATCGAAGAAGAAATGAAGAAAATCGTGAAAGAAAACTTCCCATCTGTTCGTGAAGAAGTGACCAAAGATGAAGCGCGTGAAATCTTCAAAAATGATCCATACAAATTAGAATTGATTGAAGAACACTCAGAAGACGAAGGTGGGTTGACCATCTACCGTCAAGGTGAATACGTTGACCTTTGCCGTGGCCCACACGTCCCATCAACTGGTCGCATCCAAATCTTCCACCTTCTTAACGTTGCTGGTGCTTACTGGCGTGGGAATAGCGACAATGCCATGATGCAACGTATCTACGGTACAGCATGGTTTGACAAGAAAGACTTGAAGAACTACCTTCAAATGCGTGAAGAAGCTAAGGAACGTGACCACCGTAAACTTGGTAAAGAGCTTGACCTCTTCATGATTTCTCAAGAAGTTGGTCAAGGTCTTCCATTCTGGTTGCCAAATGGTGCGACCATCCGTCGTGAGTTGGAACGCTATATCGTTGATAAAGAAGTAGCAGCAGGCTACCAACACGTCTACACTCCACCAATTGCTTCTGTAGAACTGTATAAAACTTCAGGTCACTGGGATCACTACCGTGAAGACATGTTCCCACCAATGGATATGGGGGATGGAGAAGAGTTTGTTCTTCGTCCAATGAACTGTCCTCACCACATTGAAGTCTACAAACACCATGTGCACTCTTACCGTGAATTGCCAATCCGTATCGCTGAAATCGGTATGATGCACCGTTATGAAAAATCTGGTGCTCTGACTGGTTTGCAACGTGTGCGTGAAATGTCTCTGAATGATGGTCATACTTTTGTGGCTCCAGAACAAATCGAGGAAGAATTCAAGAAGATCCTTCAATTGATCATCGATGTTTATGAAGACTTTAACTTGACAGATTATCGTTTCCGCTTGTCTTACCGTGATCCTGAAGACAAACACAAATACTTTGATAACGATGAAATGTGGGAAAATGCTCAACGCATGTTGAAAGCAGCCGTTGATGATATGGGTGTTGAGTACTATGAAGCTGAAGGAGAAGCAGCCTTCTACGGACCAAAATTGGATATCCAAGTGAAAACAGCTCTTGGTAAAGAAGAAACTCTTTCTACGATCCAATTGGACTTCTTGCTTCCAGAACGCTTTGATCTTCATTACATTGGAGCAGACGGGGAAGAACACCGTCCAGTCATGATCCACCGTGGGGTAATCTCAACCATGGAACGCTTTACTGCGATCTTGATTGAAAACTACAAGGGAGCTTTCCCAACCTGGCTTGCCCCTCACCAAGTAACTCTCATCCCAGTATCGAACGAAAAACACGTGGACTACGCTTGGGAAGTAGCTAAGAAACTTCGTGACCGTGGTGTCCGTGCCGATGTAGACGAACGCAATGAGAAAATGCAGTTCAAGATTCGTGCTTCTCAAACTCAAAAAATTCCTTACCAATTAATCGTTGGTGACAAGGAAATGGAAGAGCAGGCTGTAAACGTTCGCCGTTATGGTCAAAAAGAAACAGAAACCATGCCGGTAGATACATTTGTAGAATTGATTCTTGCAGATATTGCAAATAAATCTCGTGTTGAGAAATAA
- a CDS encoding DUF389 domain-containing protein gives MSGNYSTREFREKLYDDLHVRLRDTVILMCSIFIASIGLNMNSTAVIIGAMLISPLMTPIIGLGFGLAIFDTRLIKQSLGVLFTQVLVSLLVSTLYFWISPLSYASSELIARTSPTIWDVLIAIAGGIAGVIGSRKKEANNIVPGVAIATALMPPICTAGYGLANGNVRFLFGALYLFLINCVFIMLINIVGTRIMMRQSPLSSFKELNMKMRIGLISLIVLLVLPASYSAVTLTMDQARKEGIKQFVGKEFANHTIINQVYKSSSNELVLTVVGDPISEEELETIRQKQDSYGIESVQLKVNQVHNSTKLDSETTKEFYENIDKYIDQKLSEKDSQNDLVKENEADKD, from the coding sequence ATGTCCGGAAACTATTCAACACGTGAATTCCGCGAGAAACTATATGATGACCTTCATGTTCGATTAAGAGATACAGTGATTTTGATGTGTTCGATTTTTATTGCCTCTATAGGTCTAAATATGAATTCAACAGCTGTCATTATTGGAGCCATGCTGATTTCCCCTCTTATGACACCGATTATTGGACTGGGGTTTGGTTTAGCTATTTTTGATACGCGTTTAATCAAGCAATCTCTAGGGGTTTTATTTACTCAAGTATTGGTCAGTTTGCTTGTCTCGACTCTATATTTCTGGATTTCTCCCTTATCTTATGCAAGTAGCGAATTGATTGCACGAACCTCTCCAACCATTTGGGATGTTCTCATTGCTATTGCGGGTGGGATAGCAGGTGTCATTGGTTCAAGAAAAAAAGAAGCAAACAATATCGTGCCAGGAGTAGCTATTGCAACAGCTCTGATGCCACCTATCTGCACTGCAGGCTATGGTTTAGCTAATGGAAATGTACGATTTTTATTTGGGGCTCTCTATCTTTTCTTGATCAACTGTGTCTTTATCATGCTAATCAATATTGTTGGAACAAGAATTATGATGAGACAATCTCCCTTAAGTTCATTTAAAGAGCTAAACATGAAAATGAGAATTGGGTTGATCTCCTTGATTGTATTATTGGTTCTTCCAGCCAGCTATTCAGCAGTCACTCTGACGATGGATCAAGCACGAAAAGAAGGGATCAAACAGTTTGTAGGAAAAGAGTTTGCCAATCATACGATCATTAATCAAGTCTACAAGTCAAGTAGCAATGAATTGGTCTTGACAGTTGTTGGAGATCCGATTTCAGAAGAAGAATTAGAAACCATTCGCCAAAAACAAGACTCTTACGGTATTGAATCTGTTCAATTGAAAGTCAATCAAGTCCATAATTCGACAAAATTAGATAGTGAGACGACCAAGGAATTTTACGAAAACATTGACAAGTATATCGATCAAAAACTCTCTGAAAAAGATTCACAAAACGATCTCGTAAAAGAAAATGAAGCAGACAAGGATTGA
- a CDS encoding glycosyltransferase family 4 protein: protein MKVLLYLEGKSVLQKSGIGRALQHQMHALDLAGIPYTTDILGDYDVVHINTYGPRSFLLLHAAKRRGKKVIMHGHSTREDFENSFIGSNFFAPLFGKYLAHMYQKADYVITPSEYSKHLIQSYGVTTPIIAVSNGIDLEKYKKDPKKEEVFRKHFNIQEGQKVVICAGLYFKRKGIEDFVEVARRMPDVRFIWLGSINKWIIPRKIRRIVEKDHPSNVEFPGYFKGAVFQGAMTGSDAFFFPSYEETEGIVVLEALASHQHTVLRDIPVYNGWIDESSSELCHNVDEFVDSLNKVLNGQVDKREAGYKVAESRSIDLVAHQLVEAYQTVLEM from the coding sequence ATGAAAGTTTTACTGTATTTAGAAGGAAAATCCGTATTACAAAAATCAGGAATTGGTCGAGCCTTGCAGCATCAAATGCATGCGCTTGATTTGGCTGGGATTCCGTATACGACAGATATTTTAGGAGATTATGATGTGGTGCATATCAATACCTATGGCCCACGGAGTTTCCTTTTGCTCCATGCAGCAAAACGTCGTGGAAAGAAAGTCATCATGCATGGCCATTCAACCCGTGAGGATTTTGAAAATTCCTTTATCGGGTCTAACTTTTTTGCGCCCTTGTTTGGGAAATATTTGGCTCACATGTACCAAAAGGCGGACTATGTCATCACGCCTTCGGAGTATTCCAAACACTTGATTCAGTCCTATGGAGTGACAACACCGATTATTGCGGTCTCCAATGGGATTGATTTGGAAAAATACAAGAAGGATCCGAAAAAAGAAGAAGTCTTTCGCAAGCATTTTAATATCCAAGAAGGCCAAAAAGTTGTTATCTGTGCGGGTCTGTATTTTAAACGCAAAGGGATTGAAGATTTCGTAGAAGTGGCTCGTCGCATGCCGGATGTGCGCTTTATTTGGCTTGGATCGATTAACAAATGGATCATTCCGCGTAAGATTCGTCGCATAGTGGAAAAGGATCATCCTAGTAATGTGGAATTCCCTGGCTATTTCAAGGGAGCGGTCTTCCAAGGGGCTATGACGGGTTCAGATGCTTTCTTCTTCCCATCTTATGAAGAAACGGAAGGAATCGTTGTTTTAGAAGCCTTGGCTAGTCATCAGCATACGGTCTTGCGGGACATTCCCGTATACAATGGCTGGATCGACGAGAGCTCATCTGAATTGTGCCACAATGTGGATGAATTTGTGGATTCCTTGAACAAGGTCTTGAACGGACAAGTAGATAAGCGGGAGGCTGGCTACAAGGTTGCTGAGAGTCGTTCGATCGACTTAGTGGCTCATCAATTGGTCGAAGCCTATCAAACAGTTTTGGAGATGTAA